One window of the Benincasa hispida cultivar B227 chromosome 3, ASM972705v1, whole genome shotgun sequence genome contains the following:
- the LOC120073425 gene encoding uncharacterized protein LOC120073425 — MVRNGLLSVYDSDGIRQTSHSKIANVAVEYFSGTLGSQRVGYRDLTSQIDAIVQGKLRCVMKVDLQKAYDSVNWAFLFVVLLAIRTPLKFVSWIRACVTSPFFSMMINGALKGYFSGRKGLRQGDPMSPFLFVVVMEVLSRLLNNPPPSFVFHHRCEKFAGFSGLVANVGKSSMFVADVSGDVVKDLTRSMGFALGSLPEVDRILRAYLWHGRADGNGGVFGMRFVCLNLKGVWDVVPRVGEEDSWAWIPSTNDRFTVASLWESLYPRHPRVAWACLVWSEDNIPRHSFCARLAVKDRLGTWDWLRSWDQSVDNACLLCLGEVEFKNHLFFDYVFGREIWEGLVRFLDSSHRVVGWDVELSWGRNRRLYDDQSRLTPTVF; from the exons ATGGTAAGGAATGGTTTATTGTCGGTGTATGATTCTGATGGGATTCGTCAGACTTCTCATAGCAAGATAGCGAATGTGGCTGTTGAATATTTTAGTGGGACTTTGGGGTCACAGAGGGTGGGTTATAGAGATCTTACGTCCCAGATTGATGCTATTGTGCA GGGTAAACTGCGTTGTGTGATGAAGGTGGATCTTCAAAAAGCCTATGACTCTGTTAATTGGGCTTTTTTGTTTGTTGTTCTTCTGGCTATTAGAACACCTTTAAAGTTTGTGAGCTGGATTCGTGCTTGTGTTACCTCCCCATTTTTCTCCATGATGATTAATGGAGCTCTAAAGGGATACTTTTCTGGTAGGAAAGGGTTACGGCAGGGAGATCCTATGTCTCCGTTTTTGTTTGTGGTGGTTATGGAGGTTTTATCTCGTTTGTTGAACAATCCTCCTCCCTCTTTTGTGTTTCATCATAGGTGTGAGAAG TTTGCAGGGTTTTCTGGGTTGGTGGCTAATGTTGGGAAGAGCTCTATGTTTGTGGCTGATGTTTCTGGTGATGTTGTGAAGGACCTGACTAGGAGTATGGGGTTTGCCCTAGGGTCATTACCT GAGGTGGATCGTATCTTACGAGCGTACTTATGGCATGGGCGGGCTGATGGTAATGGAGGTGTGTTTGGGATGAGGTTTGTTTGCCTAAATCTAAAGGGGGTTTGG GATGTGGTTCCGAGGGTGGGTGAGGAGGATAGTTGGGCTTGGATTCCGAGTACTAATGATCGTTTCACTGTTGCCAGTTTGTGGGAGAGTTTGTATCCTAGACATCCTAGGGTGGCTTGGGCTTGTTTGGTTTGGTCTGAGGATAATATTCCAAGGCATTCTTTTTGTGCCCGGTTGGCGGTGAAGGATAGGTTAGGTACTTGGGATTGGCTGAGGAGTTGGGATCAGTCGGTGGATAATGCTTGTCTACTCTGTTTGGGTGAGGTTGAGTTCAAGAACCATCTGTTCTTTGACTATGTGTTTGGGCGTGAAATTTGGGAGGGTTTGGTGCGCTTTTTGGATTCATCTCATCGTGTTGTTGGGTGGgatgtggagttgagttgg GGGAGGAACCGTCGGTTATACGATGATCAGTCGAGATTGACACCTACTGTCTTTTAG